A region of Chloracidobacterium sp. DNA encodes the following proteins:
- a CDS encoding CSLREA domain-containing protein produces the protein MLYMSTFLRYLHFLFLMAAVAVVFAAANVVTNGQSFGPAKSLKAIQAATADEDLSATNSIIASTTAILTVTKTADTNDGVCDADCSLREALDVADSNGQADTIIFNIPVADTGCNVTFCTITLTSLIAPAADGGQLTMIDGGVAANSITLSGGGSVPQIFGVGSGVNLSVNSLNFTRTSGSNGDATVTITSGGNLSLTNSALYDNANFGPNAAIRCAAGGVLNLTNVTLSDNSSFGGGGINNSGTVTATNLTVTENYGGPFAGGLTNTGTFNISNSIIAGNLSNDSSFRDVSGVFNSLGYNLIGETDGTNGFDATGDQTGPINGSSLVMLAPLGFYGGKTLTHTLQSNPPNPSPAINSGTSTGASATDQRGVARVGNVDKGAFEVNSSYVAILPGGTLNTPYSFQLIPSTSTFSWSVTSGALPPGITLNSNFVPNATIVLSGTPTAGGIYNFTIRADNVISSSFTKYRLSIPGGPTPSPFVVNTTVDTQDVAIGDGICADAGGMCSLRAAISEVNGEANFYGGRVITLPAGIYTQTLVAADEDANLGGDFDITSRITINGAGAGTTIIQSNAVSNTATERVFHVLGEGATEVVLNGVTIQNGKALASTDGGRGGGIKVGFGGTDPNSDAGINFTLTNSVVKDNVAESRGGGLLINKGKLTVTGCTFTGNLAGSSIADASNGAGGIWIDSQDNVAVAGQTATITNTAINNNTVQSSANNTFGGGMVVRAVGAAITINGCTIDNNLSSSTSDDPAKGGYAGGIANQQANMAIINSSVSGNTSNRYHVGIRNLSSTQAEANLTIINSTVSNNTSAAADAQGGGITNISGDAFNATVTVERSTISGNTLTGATSIGGGFNNFRVANGAAVLDITNSTITGNSAHDAAGIYTEQSPATCFIDFSTITSNTAVGDAGGIGPNGGAGSTFLSNSIVADNTASTANGDIFGSVVSVGYNQYESAPSFTPAAHDVQGDPAMGALGNNGGSTQTQIPGLVARDTIPAGVNGCGNPVIYDQRGYVRPFGAGCDKGAVEVFIGTPLPTPTMGPSPSCATTITQSKRQVVTENGGIYCGGTFHNDNSFWRAFTLSSFGVQPTDVYNVASVSFGIELANAAGEGTTQPVIVRLYAQTSGTFPNGTRSQLATTTVQVADQVGTVLTAPISASFPAGTSQLIMEVFTPSGVADGHRIFIGANAFAQTGPSYFNSPNCGVFNNTTDLTNIYPDIHFVMSVNGSSCPAATATQTSTPTSTATSTPTPSSVTVSGTVTYGNPASPTTKFISNAQVTGTGSVLVSTNTAAPGGTAGQYTLTGFGSGSYTVSLSKTTGQNGVSSADAARIAQHVSGNLFITNDRQKIAADVTNNGALSSTDAAQLARFVAALGPPIGLTNQWRFFVPDVSQPTFPIGASPTTRSYADPIGNPTGQDFIGILVGEVTGNWNPTAARPGTVGSGQWIVNREDKTQNPIVVMAQSVVSAADKEIVVPVNVQDIEGKGVISYEFDLRYDPSVMQPVGDVVDVKDTISRGLSVVTNPYEPGLLRVVVYGAYPIDGDGVLLNLRFAAVGGVGSISDLKFENLIFNEGESRVTVINGELRIEN, from the coding sequence ATGCTGTACATGTCAACATTTCTGCGTTATTTACATTTTTTATTTCTGATGGCCGCTGTGGCTGTAGTTTTTGCTGCGGCAAATGTCGTCACAAATGGGCAATCTTTTGGGCCTGCGAAGTCTCTGAAGGCTATTCAGGCTGCGACCGCCGATGAAGACTTGTCGGCAACGAATAGTATCATCGCCTCTACGACAGCGATCCTGACGGTTACGAAGACCGCAGACACCAACGACGGTGTGTGCGATGCGGATTGCTCTTTGCGCGAGGCTCTCGATGTGGCGGACAGCAACGGCCAGGCCGATACGATCATCTTTAACATCCCGGTAGCCGATACGGGATGCAATGTGACATTTTGTACTATCACGTTGACGAGCCTGATCGCTCCGGCGGCCGATGGCGGCCAACTGACGATGATCGACGGCGGAGTCGCAGCCAATTCGATCACCCTGAGCGGCGGCGGCAGTGTGCCTCAAATTTTTGGTGTGGGCAGCGGAGTAAATCTTAGCGTCAACAGCCTAAATTTCACGCGCACCAGCGGAAGTAACGGCGATGCGACGGTTACGATCACTTCAGGCGGAAATTTGTCGCTTACCAATTCCGCGCTTTACGACAATGCGAATTTCGGCCCGAACGCGGCGATCAGATGCGCTGCCGGCGGTGTATTAAATCTGACGAACGTCACTCTTTCAGACAATTCGTCGTTTGGCGGCGGCGGCATTAATAATAGCGGCACGGTCACGGCGACCAACCTCACAGTCACGGAGAACTACGGCGGACCCTTTGCCGGCGGCTTGACCAACACGGGCACGTTCAACATCAGCAACTCGATCATCGCCGGAAATTTGTCGAATGACAGCAGCTTTCGCGATGTTTCCGGCGTATTCAACTCGCTGGGATACAACCTGATCGGCGAAACGGACGGGACAAACGGATTTGACGCCACAGGCGATCAGACGGGGCCAATTAATGGATCGTCCCTTGTCATGCTTGCGCCGCTCGGTTTTTACGGCGGCAAAACACTGACGCATACTTTGCAAAGCAATCCGCCAAACCCTTCGCCGGCAATCAACTCGGGAACCTCTACGGGAGCATCTGCAACCGACCAACGCGGAGTTGCCCGAGTCGGCAATGTTGACAAGGGAGCATTCGAAGTCAACAGCTCTTACGTCGCAATACTTCCCGGCGGGACGTTGAACACTCCGTATTCTTTCCAACTCATTCCGAGCACATCTACATTCTCATGGTCGGTTACGAGCGGAGCATTGCCGCCCGGCATAACGTTGAACTCAAATTTTGTCCCAAATGCGACGATCGTCCTAAGCGGTACGCCGACGGCGGGCGGCATTTATAATTTCACCATCAGGGCCGACAACGTAATATCGTCAAGTTTTACCAAATACAGATTGTCGATACCAGGCGGCCCGACACCTTCACCTTTTGTCGTAAATACGACAGTGGATACCCAAGACGTAGCCATCGGCGACGGAATTTGTGCCGATGCGGGAGGGATGTGCTCGCTTAGGGCAGCGATCTCGGAAGTCAACGGGGAGGCAAACTTTTATGGCGGTCGTGTTATTACACTGCCGGCAGGAATCTACACTCAAACTCTTGTGGCCGCCGACGAAGACGCCAATCTTGGAGGCGACTTTGACATCACATCCCGGATAACGATCAACGGCGCCGGTGCGGGAACGACTATCATTCAGTCGAATGCCGTATCGAACACTGCGACCGAAAGGGTGTTCCACGTTCTTGGCGAAGGAGCGACTGAGGTTGTGTTAAACGGCGTGACGATACAGAACGGTAAGGCGCTGGCTTCAACCGACGGCGGACGCGGCGGCGGCATCAAGGTCGGTTTCGGCGGGACCGATCCTAATTCGGACGCAGGCATAAATTTCACTCTCACCAACTCTGTTGTTAAGGACAATGTTGCGGAAAGCCGCGGCGGCGGACTGCTTATAAACAAAGGCAAACTGACCGTTACCGGCTGCACGTTCACCGGCAACCTGGCGGGAAGCTCCATTGCGGACGCTTCCAACGGAGCCGGTGGTATTTGGATCGATTCTCAGGACAATGTGGCAGTTGCTGGCCAAACGGCGACAATTACAAACACTGCTATCAACAATAACACCGTCCAATCGTCCGCCAACAACACTTTTGGCGGAGGCATGGTAGTCCGTGCCGTCGGTGCCGCGATAACGATCAACGGCTGCACGATCGACAACAATCTTTCGAGTTCGACTTCAGACGATCCTGCGAAGGGCGGCTATGCTGGTGGAATCGCTAACCAGCAAGCGAACATGGCCATCATAAACAGTTCGGTCAGCGGAAATACGTCCAACCGTTATCACGTCGGTATCCGAAACCTGTCTAGTACACAAGCCGAAGCGAACCTCACCATTATTAACAGCACGGTTAGCAATAACACCTCAGCCGCAGCAGATGCACAGGGCGGCGGGATCACTAATATTTCCGGCGATGCGTTCAATGCGACAGTGACGGTTGAGCGTTCAACGATCAGCGGAAATACTTTGACCGGAGCAACCAGCATAGGAGGCGGATTCAACAATTTTCGCGTAGCGAACGGTGCGGCCGTGCTGGATATAACAAATTCCACGATAACCGGAAACAGCGCACATGACGCCGCCGGAATCTATACCGAACAATCGCCCGCTACCTGCTTTATTGATTTCTCTACGATCACCTCAAACACTGCAGTTGGTGACGCCGGCGGCATCGGGCCGAATGGCGGAGCCGGTTCGACATTTTTGTCGAACTCGATAGTTGCCGACAACACGGCTTCGACAGCAAACGGCGATATTTTTGGTTCGGTCGTATCGGTTGGCTATAACCAATACGAATCGGCACCTAGCTTCACTCCGGCGGCACATGATGTTCAGGGCGACCCGGCAATGGGTGCGCTCGGAAACAACGGCGGCAGCACGCAAACACAGATTCCCGGCTTGGTGGCAAGAGATACGATCCCTGCAGGAGTGAACGGCTGTGGGAATCCGGTCATTTACGATCAACGTGGATACGTCCGCCCGTTTGGAGCGGGATGCGACAAAGGCGCGGTCGAGGTTTTTATCGGAACGCCGCTGCCGACTCCGACAATGGGGCCATCGCCTAGTTGCGCGACTACGATTACGCAGTCAAAACGACAAGTCGTTACTGAGAACGGCGGGATATACTGCGGCGGCACCTTTCATAACGATAATAGTTTTTGGCGTGCATTTACGCTGTCAAGTTTTGGTGTTCAGCCGACAGATGTGTATAATGTCGCGTCAGTTTCATTTGGCATCGAGTTGGCAAATGCGGCGGGAGAGGGAACGACACAGCCGGTGATTGTTCGGCTTTATGCACAGACATCAGGAACTTTTCCAAATGGAACACGGAGCCAGTTAGCGACGACGACCGTTCAGGTCGCCGATCAGGTGGGCACGGTTTTAACCGCTCCGATCTCTGCGAGTTTTCCTGCGGGAACTTCGCAGTTGATAATGGAAGTATTTACGCCAAGCGGCGTCGCAGACGGACATAGGATATTTATCGGTGCCAATGCCTTTGCTCAGACAGGGCCGAGTTATTTTAACTCTCCGAACTGTGGTGTCTTTAACAACACGACCGACCTCACGAACATTTACCCAGACATACACTTTGTTATGAGCGTGAACGGCAGCAGTTGTCCCGCCGCGACAGCTACGCAGACTTCAACTCCAACATCGACCGCGACGTCAACTCCTACGCCGTCGTCTGTAACTGTCTCCGGAACCGTGACGTATGGCAATCCGGCATCGCCGACTACGAAGTTTATTTCGAACGCACAGGTGACGGGAACGGGTTCGGTTCTTGTTTCGACGAACACCGCAGCTCCCGGCGGAACTGCGGGACAATATACGCTGACCGGATTTGGATCAGGTTCCTACACCGTTTCGCTGTCGAAGACAACCGGGCAGAACGGTGTCTCGTCAGCCGATGCGGCCAGGATTGCTCAGCATGTTTCGGGAAACTTGTTTATCACCAACGACCGTCAGAAAATCGCTGCTGATGTGACCAATAACGGAGCGCTGTCGTCAACTGATGCTGCACAGCTTGCAAGATTTGTGGCGGCTCTCGGTCCGCCAATCGGGCTGACGAACCAATGGAGATTTTTCGTGCCTGACGTTTCACAACCGACGTTCCCGATCGGAGCATCACCGACGACTCGAAGCTACGCTGACCCGATCGGCAATCCGACCGGACAAGACTTTATTGGAATTCTTGTCGGCGAAGTCACAGGCAACTGGAATCCGACTGCGGCGAGGCCGGGAACAGTGGGCAGTGGACAGTGGATAGTGAACCGTGAAGACAAAACACAAAATCCTATTGTGGTTATGGCTCAGTCTGTTGTGTCTGCTGCGGACAAAGAGATTGTTGTTCCGGTCAATGTTCAGGACATTGAGGGCAAGGGAGTGATTTCTTATGAGTTTGATCTGCGATATGATCCTTCGGTGATGCAGCCGGTTGGGGATGTGGTTGATGTTAAAGACACGATCAGCCGCGGGCTTTCGGTGGTGACAAATCCATATGAGCCGGGGCTCTTGCGGGTTGTTGTTTACGGGGCTTATCCGATAGATGGCGATGGTGTGTTGTTGAATTTGAGGTTCGCGGCTGTCGGTGGTGTTGGATCAATTTCAGATTTAAAATTTGAGAATTTGATATTCAACGAGGGCGAGTCGCGGGTGACAGTGATCAATGGAGAACTGAGAATTGAGAACTGA
- a CDS encoding MoxR family ATPase, with protein sequence MRDWIVAETAVEGTRRASNFDASAKIADLQSAIESVIRGKSETVKFALIALLAKGHLLIEDVPGIGKTTLANALARALELSFQRIQFTSDLMPSDVIGLSLFNQKSGDFEWKAGPIFSNIVLADEINRSTPKTQSALLEAMAEEQVTVEGVSRRLPIPFIVVATQNPSEHHGTYPLPESQLDRFMLRLHMGYPNIEEERRILRDRAGVDPLDNVEPVMTQADVIELQQLVSEVRFDESLLDYLLQIVDATRKSEALELGISPRGTLALFRSAQALAVIEGRDFCIADDIKRLVVPCFGHRIIVNSRSGVLRQRTREAERVLQEILQTITVPV encoded by the coding sequence ATGAGAGATTGGATAGTAGCGGAAACAGCCGTCGAAGGCACAAGAAGAGCCTCGAATTTTGATGCCTCGGCAAAGATCGCCGATCTGCAGTCGGCTATTGAAAGCGTCATTCGGGGCAAATCGGAAACGGTAAAATTCGCCCTTATCGCATTGCTTGCCAAGGGCCATTTGCTGATCGAGGACGTTCCCGGCATCGGTAAAACGACACTTGCCAATGCTCTGGCACGGGCTCTGGAATTGTCGTTTCAGCGTATCCAGTTCACGTCCGACCTGATGCCGTCCGATGTCATCGGCCTTTCGTTATTCAATCAAAAAAGCGGTGATTTTGAATGGAAGGCCGGGCCGATATTTTCAAATATCGTGCTTGCCGACGAGATAAACCGTTCGACGCCAAAGACGCAATCGGCCCTGCTCGAAGCAATGGCTGAGGAACAAGTCACCGTCGAAGGCGTTTCACGAAGATTGCCGATTCCCTTTATTGTCGTCGCAACGCAGAATCCGTCCGAACATCACGGCACATATCCCTTACCGGAATCGCAACTTGACCGTTTTATGCTGCGGCTTCATATGGGCTATCCCAATATCGAGGAAGAGCGTCGCATACTGCGAGATCGGGCAGGCGTCGATCCGCTGGACAACGTCGAACCGGTAATGACGCAGGCCGATGTTATTGAATTGCAGCAATTGGTTTCGGAAGTCAGGTTTGATGAATCGCTGCTCGACTACTTGCTCCAGATCGTCGATGCAACACGAAAGTCTGAAGCCTTGGAACTTGGAATAAGCCCGCGCGGCACTCTTGCTCTTTTTCGCTCGGCCCAGGCACTCGCGGTTATCGAAGGACGCGATTTTTGCATTGCCGACGACATTAAACGGCTCGTCGTCCCGTGCTTTGGGCATAGAATTATTGTCAATTCACGCAGCGGAGTTTTGCGTCAGCGAACCCGCGAGGCCGAACGCGTTTTACAGGAAATATTACAGACGATAACCGTTCCTGTTTAA
- a CDS encoding DUF58 domain-containing protein yields the protein MNLRSISQLFSLRDLRNGALGLLVVFGGIGLSILTLYAHQTGNIRLAGISAGISLVFVLLILIFVVPPLARNAGREASQMNLPFEFTTGGAVMLVLIMIVGFSAWNTGNNLLFIVLSFLIATLIVGFFAGNICLKKLDVKMRFPDTIFAGESTPILVSLNNRKRIFPAFSIVAKVRGQERERSIADDDLKTIFPRWIAEWLGRASIVRRTLDHFVYIGPQKTVESKAKHTFPHRGRLIIKDFELSTKFPFGFFNHRRRLPARETDLIVFPHPMPINHDLQDIPLNTGKFTANKRGVGEDLLALRDYRPNDDLRHIDWKATARARVLTVREFAAEDDKLITVILDDRMPKTGGKKLTLREKLEAEQRGEGVVVSEQFERGVRLAAAILSRSADENARIRLIVGTDAGDFGSGRGHLHDCFKRLAVIEPVFVDDPVTPEVYDDLEQLLNERNDSHQYFITANEIGSVTVANGSQQLRMIQF from the coding sequence ATGAACTTGCGATCCATCAGTCAGCTTTTTAGTCTTCGCGACCTCAGGAACGGCGCACTTGGATTGCTTGTTGTGTTCGGCGGCATCGGCCTTTCGATCCTTACTCTCTACGCCCATCAAACCGGTAATATAAGGCTCGCAGGCATTTCGGCCGGCATTTCGCTTGTCTTCGTTCTGCTAATTTTGATCTTTGTCGTGCCTCCGCTGGCACGCAACGCAGGCCGCGAAGCGTCGCAAATGAACCTGCCGTTCGAATTCACGACAGGCGGAGCGGTGATGCTGGTGCTGATAATGATCGTCGGATTTTCCGCGTGGAATACGGGCAACAATTTGCTCTTTATTGTACTTTCTTTCTTGATCGCAACGCTGATCGTCGGTTTCTTTGCCGGAAACATCTGCCTAAAGAAACTCGATGTGAAAATGCGGTTTCCCGATACGATCTTTGCAGGTGAGTCAACGCCTATTCTCGTCAGCCTCAATAATCGGAAACGCATCTTTCCGGCATTTTCTATCGTCGCAAAGGTGCGTGGACAAGAACGCGAGCGTTCGATCGCCGACGACGATCTGAAAACGATTTTCCCACGATGGATAGCCGAATGGCTCGGCCGCGCCAGCATCGTTCGACGCACTCTGGATCATTTTGTATATATCGGCCCGCAAAAGACGGTCGAATCAAAGGCCAAGCACACCTTCCCGCATCGCGGGCGCCTTATCATTAAAGATTTCGAACTCTCAACAAAATTTCCATTCGGATTTTTTAATCACCGGCGACGTCTTCCGGCACGAGAAACTGACTTGATCGTTTTTCCACATCCTATGCCGATCAATCATGACCTTCAGGACATACCACTCAACACGGGAAAATTCACTGCGAACAAACGAGGTGTCGGTGAAGACCTTTTGGCATTGCGTGATTACAGGCCAAATGATGACCTGCGGCATATTGACTGGAAAGCGACCGCGAGGGCAAGAGTCTTGACCGTCCGCGAATTTGCTGCTGAGGACGACAAACTCATAACCGTGATACTAGATGACCGGATGCCAAAAACCGGTGGGAAAAAGCTGACTCTGCGTGAAAAACTCGAAGCCGAACAACGCGGAGAAGGTGTCGTGGTTTCTGAGCAATTTGAGAGAGGCGTTCGACTAGCTGCGGCAATTCTAAGTCGGTCTGCAGACGAAAATGCTCGCATCCGTCTCATTGTCGGAACTGACGCAGGCGATTTTGGCTCGGGGCGAGGGCATCTTCATGATTGTTTCAAACGGCTCGCTGTAATTGAGCCGGTATTTGTCGATGATCCAGTGACCCCTGAAGTTTATGATGACTTGGAGCAACTATTAAACGAAAGAAATGACAGCCATCAGTATTTTATAACCGCGAATGAAATAGGATCCGTCACGGTCGCAAATGGTTCCCAGCAGTTAAGAATGATTCAATTTTGA
- a CDS encoding ribonuclease HI: MKDVTIVCDGSSLGNGRGNPRAAAVAVLGFRGYWKAVGEYLGNATNQQAEIAAAAIGLENLKESCTVTLMSDSRYVVETMGGTWKRKTNHDWWKRLDAAAKKHTIAWKWVKGHSGHEVQEVADSMARKMAELGFVDEALLDEAVVELGVIEI, from the coding sequence ATGAAAGATGTAACGATAGTTTGTGACGGATCGAGCCTCGGCAACGGTAGAGGAAATCCGCGTGCTGCGGCGGTTGCCGTGCTTGGGTTCAGGGGCTACTGGAAAGCCGTCGGCGAATATCTCGGCAATGCAACCAACCAGCAAGCCGAGATCGCGGCCGCTGCTATCGGATTAGAGAATTTGAAGGAAAGCTGCACGGTTACATTGATGTCTGATTCGCGATATGTGGTCGAGACGATGGGCGGGACTTGGAAACGTAAGACAAATCACGACTGGTGGAAACGGCTCGATGCCGCCGCCAAAAAACACACGATAGCGTGGAAATGGGTCAAGGGACATTCGGGACATGAAGTACAGGAAGTTGCTGATTCGATGGCACGCAAAATGGCCGAGCTCGGATTTGTCGACGAAGCTCTTTTGGACGAAGCCGTCGTGGAACTCGGCGTTATAGAAATTTAG